A genomic region of Gemmata massiliana contains the following coding sequences:
- a CDS encoding ABC transporter permease subunit has protein sequence MWPFGLFGSLAAWELRRIARRGLATRVRLILLYTLLLAFLAFATFWFQHLSARDVFFGRPGVLAPAELARFANFFALTLLEAQLVAVVALAPALAASSVSEEKYRQTLPLLLITLLTDREIVFGKAVGRIAFLLAALFAGLPVLMITQFFGGVSPAFLAAAYAVTTGTVVLCAAIGVSAACYAPDLRSAVLRAYTRIALFVCGAFVPPFVLASPFVVLAMLAGEPMTETQFLALALGYPLLQVLVGSLFLINAVRALRLRDATAGPPPATAYPEPPKPAEPPLLQPEDEVPPDLPPIDAGDPVLWKERCVGWRPKWAPLVLSKFMGFVAGAVAIGLFACGMWIFLARVAKGFDPSEIERYPGQPSGLETGGWLLVAAGVFAGGRYLLPLAVGLSGAIAGERFRGTLDVLLTTTLDRRAVLRAKVQAQGERGTVFGAVAVAAVGTAFIADAGIRVGLAAAGLTAVAMALVVAVGAWLTVRCSSDARAFRLLLPVTMLVVGWPVFVWNLLRGETPVPPQILFWGLVGAACVCSVAGLVFWIHATHVLSRGE, from the coding sequence GTGTGGCCGTTCGGACTGTTCGGCTCACTCGCGGCCTGGGAACTGCGCCGGATCGCCCGGCGCGGCCTCGCCACGCGCGTGCGCCTCATCCTGCTGTACACGCTCTTGCTGGCGTTTCTCGCGTTCGCGACGTTTTGGTTCCAACACCTTTCCGCACGCGACGTGTTCTTCGGGCGCCCCGGGGTGCTGGCGCCGGCGGAACTGGCCCGGTTCGCTAATTTCTTCGCGCTGACGCTGCTCGAAGCACAACTCGTGGCCGTGGTCGCGCTCGCGCCCGCACTGGCCGCGTCGTCCGTGTCGGAAGAGAAGTACCGGCAGACCCTTCCGCTTCTGCTCATCACGCTCCTGACGGACCGCGAGATCGTGTTCGGCAAAGCCGTGGGGCGGATCGCGTTTCTGCTCGCGGCGCTGTTCGCGGGGCTGCCGGTGCTCATGATTACGCAGTTCTTCGGGGGCGTGAGCCCGGCCTTTCTCGCCGCGGCGTATGCGGTCACCACCGGAACGGTTGTACTGTGCGCCGCGATCGGGGTGAGCGCCGCGTGCTACGCGCCCGATCTCCGATCGGCGGTGCTGCGCGCGTACACCCGCATTGCGCTTTTCGTGTGCGGCGCGTTCGTTCCGCCGTTCGTGCTCGCGAGTCCGTTTGTTGTGCTCGCTATGCTCGCGGGCGAACCGATGACCGAGACGCAGTTCCTCGCGTTGGCGCTCGGGTACCCTCTGCTCCAGGTGCTCGTCGGGAGCTTATTCCTCATTAACGCGGTGCGGGCGTTGCGGCTGCGCGATGCTACCGCGGGTCCACCGCCGGCGACTGCGTACCCTGAACCGCCCAAGCCCGCCGAGCCGCCGTTGCTCCAGCCGGAAGACGAGGTTCCGCCCGACCTGCCCCCGATCGACGCGGGTGATCCCGTGTTGTGGAAGGAGCGGTGTGTGGGGTGGCGCCCGAAGTGGGCACCACTGGTGCTCTCAAAGTTTATGGGATTCGTGGCGGGTGCGGTCGCCATCGGGTTGTTCGCGTGCGGCATGTGGATATTCCTCGCGCGCGTGGCGAAGGGTTTCGATCCGTCCGAGATCGAGCGCTATCCGGGGCAACCGAGTGGATTGGAGACGGGCGGCTGGCTCTTGGTGGCGGCCGGCGTGTTCGCTGGGGGGCGGTATCTGTTGCCGCTCGCGGTGGGGCTGAGCGGGGCGATCGCGGGCGAGCGGTTCCGCGGGACGCTCGACGTACTGCTCACCACCACGCTCGACCGGCGCGCGGTGTTGCGCGCTAAGGTTCAGGCGCAGGGGGAACGCGGGACCGTGTTCGGCGCGGTTGCCGTGGCCGCGGTGGGGACGGCGTTCATCGCGGACGCGGGGATTCGTGTGGGCCTGGCCGCGGCGGGCCTGACTGCGGTCGCAATGGCACTGGTGGTCGCCGTGGGTGCGTGGTTAACGGTACGCTGCTCCAGCGACGCGCGCGCGTTCCGGCTCCTGCTCCCGGTCACGATGCTCGTGGTGGGCTGGCCGGTGTTCGTGTGGAACCTGCTGCGCGGGGAGACTCCGGTTCCGCCGCAAATCCTGTTCTGGGGGCTGGTGGGCGCCGCGTGCGTGTGCAGCGTTGCGGGTTTAGTGTTCTGGATTCACGCCACGCATGTGCTGTCGCGTGGCGAATGA
- a CDS encoding class I SAM-dependent methyltransferase, whose product MERTLASIRASDWPGAPVVLRQPVDWPVGWESTSRMYRTVLQRAWEDGCWWAVVLEDDVQVNRHLWANLTRWHPITTGQLHWGSLFIPDTIHDPWARTCPELGYRLARPALTTGPNAQWQKARLWGSQAYVFSRGGLSVMLDRWDRHGGGQDARAVAIAGGAGWPLWYASPCLVEHVPVISAFGTPPAYAPDFVPDFRFAPEPSGTYRHPEGIPGWLSFAEGQTLWELARDKRVLELGRFRGRSTVALAQSAREVVSVDVLDPAHAAGWLERFGCPPNVTLLQSRFAELDPRLNPFDLIFVDGERDAANVHADVELALARLAPGGCLACHGYPDPDWPDVRRVVDEVASARGLWRARQSDYLAVFRVSDAARPQEIPELTPLIAAPVSSPPTETIPTPRTVWVYWEGSMPGYIELCCETIRTHNRHIRVEVLDRAGFDALFLRDRDLPIDALILPHKADFIRAYLLVHYGGLYLDADCVVLNSLDFAFDLADTTGFVGYRDPLGYMSASFMVSAPGGAVIRDHYERVCAVLRSRHERGWLDLSSVPLDQAVTAHPERAHVLPTERIMPISWQASERLSERHPDAVHELSFRSDAAMYMLSNNTIKSRRATRVLAHMPAADLLADSYFLSFLFRRALGRPQLVPEIKYAYSTDRETEEFDEGALDFLAGRFGARTLIDVGCDSPETVYRAKHKGIRAVGVSGDPRVARDCQVIIEHDYTRKPLFAGEFDLGWSISFIKHIEERFAPNVMATFQDCRIVFVAGTGSAAERWIELLHQTGFALDTDATEGVRRHSTVEGGTTRTTGLVFRRGESTG is encoded by the coding sequence TTGGAACGGACCCTCGCCTCGATCCGTGCGAGCGACTGGCCCGGCGCGCCCGTCGTATTGCGCCAGCCCGTGGACTGGCCGGTCGGGTGGGAGAGTACGTCGCGGATGTACCGCACGGTCCTCCAGCGCGCGTGGGAGGACGGGTGCTGGTGGGCCGTGGTACTCGAAGACGACGTACAGGTGAACCGCCACCTGTGGGCGAACCTCACGCGCTGGCACCCGATCACAACGGGCCAGCTCCACTGGGGGAGCCTGTTCATCCCGGACACGATCCACGACCCGTGGGCGCGCACGTGCCCGGAACTCGGCTACCGACTCGCCCGCCCGGCGCTAACGACCGGCCCGAACGCGCAGTGGCAGAAGGCCCGTTTGTGGGGTTCACAGGCATACGTGTTCAGCCGCGGCGGGCTTAGCGTCATGCTCGATCGGTGGGACCGGCACGGCGGCGGACAGGACGCCCGCGCGGTCGCGATCGCTGGGGGCGCGGGCTGGCCGCTCTGGTACGCGAGCCCGTGCCTCGTGGAGCACGTCCCCGTTATCAGTGCGTTCGGCACCCCGCCGGCCTACGCCCCGGACTTCGTTCCCGACTTCCGCTTTGCCCCCGAACCGTCCGGTACCTACCGACACCCCGAAGGGATACCAGGGTGGTTGAGCTTCGCCGAGGGACAAACTCTCTGGGAACTCGCACGCGATAAACGGGTGCTCGAACTCGGCCGGTTCCGCGGGCGCAGCACGGTCGCGCTGGCGCAATCGGCGCGCGAGGTCGTTTCCGTCGACGTTCTCGACCCCGCGCACGCGGCGGGCTGGCTCGAACGGTTCGGCTGTCCCCCAAACGTCACTCTCCTCCAAAGCCGTTTCGCCGAACTCGATCCGCGCCTCAATCCCTTCGACCTCATTTTCGTGGACGGGGAACGCGACGCGGCGAACGTCCACGCGGACGTTGAACTCGCACTCGCACGGCTCGCGCCGGGCGGGTGCCTCGCGTGCCACGGCTACCCGGACCCGGACTGGCCCGACGTGCGCCGGGTCGTGGACGAGGTCGCCTCGGCGCGCGGATTGTGGCGCGCGCGCCAGTCAGATTACCTCGCGGTCTTTCGGGTCTCCGACGCCGCGCGTCCACAAGAGATACCGGAACTAACGCCCCTAATCGCGGCGCCGGTCAGCTCGCCCCCGACGGAGACGATTCCCACTCCCCGCACCGTGTGGGTGTATTGGGAAGGGTCGATGCCGGGGTACATCGAACTGTGTTGCGAAACGATTCGCACGCACAACCGACACATTCGCGTTGAAGTGCTCGACCGGGCCGGATTCGATGCCCTGTTCCTCCGCGACCGTGACCTCCCGATCGACGCACTGATCCTCCCGCACAAGGCGGATTTCATTCGCGCGTACCTGCTCGTCCACTACGGCGGGCTGTACCTCGACGCCGACTGCGTTGTGCTGAATAGCCTGGATTTTGCGTTCGATCTAGCCGACACCACCGGGTTCGTCGGGTACCGCGACCCGCTCGGGTACATGAGCGCCAGTTTCATGGTCTCGGCGCCCGGTGGAGCTGTGATCCGGGACCACTACGAGCGCGTGTGCGCGGTCCTCCGGTCCCGGCACGAACGGGGTTGGCTCGATCTGTCGTCGGTGCCACTGGACCAAGCCGTCACCGCGCACCCCGAGCGGGCACACGTCCTGCCCACGGAGCGCATCATGCCCATCTCCTGGCAGGCGAGCGAGCGCCTGAGCGAGCGCCACCCGGACGCCGTTCACGAGCTTTCGTTCCGCTCCGACGCGGCGATGTACATGCTCTCAAACAATACGATCAAGAGCCGGCGCGCGACCCGCGTGCTCGCGCACATGCCTGCCGCCGATCTGCTGGCGGACAGTTATTTCCTCTCGTTCCTGTTTCGCCGCGCGCTGGGGCGCCCGCAACTGGTGCCGGAAATCAAATACGCATACAGCACCGACCGCGAAACCGAAGAGTTCGATGAAGGAGCACTCGATTTCCTCGCGGGGCGGTTCGGGGCACGAACACTGATCGATGTGGGATGCGATTCACCCGAAACAGTCTACCGTGCCAAGCACAAAGGTATCCGGGCCGTCGGCGTGTCCGGCGACCCGCGGGTTGCACGCGACTGTCAGGTCATCATCGAGCACGACTACACCCGTAAACCACTGTTCGCGGGCGAATTCGATCTGGGTTGGTCAATAAGTTTTATCAAACACATTGAGGAACGGTTCGCCCCAAATGTAATGGCAACGTTTCAGGACTGTCGCATCGTCTTTGTGGCCGGAACTGGCTCCGCGGCGGAACGTTGGATCGAACTACTTCACCAAACAGGATTCGCACTCGACACGGACGCGACGGAAGGTGTGCGCCGGCATTCGACGGTGGAAGGTGGGACCACGCGAACAACGGGACTCGTCTTTCGGCGCGGCGAGAGCACGGGGTGA
- a CDS encoding NUDIX hydrolase, which produces MPYTPILATLGYVFSSDGRRVLMIHRNARPDDAHLGKYNGLGGKLEPGEDVVAGMKREIREEAGIECDAVQLAGTISWPGFGKRGEDWFGFIFRIEQFSGTPLSANAEGVLEWVEVEHVSTLPLWDGDRFFLPLIFDRSSPQFHGVMPYHNGKPLSWSYSTVSAGV; this is translated from the coding sequence ATGCCCTACACCCCTATCCTTGCGACACTCGGCTACGTTTTCTCGTCCGACGGCCGGCGGGTGCTCATGATCCACCGGAACGCGCGCCCGGACGACGCGCATTTGGGTAAGTACAACGGCCTCGGCGGGAAACTCGAACCCGGCGAGGACGTGGTCGCGGGGATGAAGCGCGAGATCCGCGAGGAGGCGGGCATCGAGTGCGATGCCGTGCAGCTCGCCGGCACCATTTCCTGGCCCGGTTTTGGGAAACGCGGCGAGGACTGGTTCGGGTTCATTTTTCGGATCGAACAGTTTTCCGGGACGCCACTTAGCGCGAACGCGGAAGGGGTGCTCGAATGGGTCGAAGTCGAGCACGTTTCGACACTTCCGTTGTGGGACGGCGACCGGTTCTTTCTGCCCCTCATATTCGACCGCTCGTCCCCCCAATTCCACGGCGTCATGCCGTACCACAACGGTAAGCCACTCAGTTGGAGTTACAGCACCGTCAGCGCCGGCGTATAA
- a CDS encoding C45 family autoproteolytic acyltransferase/hydolase encodes MQITNSEGYSYEPVRAVGHAPPYPADLVAKSKELLTATCGLFKRLGPVAHVVPHVFAKYKVHAERARTGAAVIGVEPVDLLAANLCYDLLMGASAMGCSTLALAGPDGPVLARNMDWFPAEKVAKASCLVTEEYGVNAGFLGMLGAVTGLSRHGFCVCLNAAFGGSDPDGYPMLLFLRHVLDTATNYRTALEMVTTERLMSGGIVTVVGTRNEERAIVERAPRRATVREARGSEPLLATNHFRDLNAPEECPRYAHMAAFVGQVRPLDLLTGKHVLQEITAQHVVMCPATQTTEMFVPSHLLPEIVCEEMTLADLYRYFLN; translated from the coding sequence GTGCAAATCACGAACAGTGAGGGCTACAGTTACGAACCGGTCCGCGCCGTCGGTCACGCACCACCGTACCCTGCGGACCTGGTCGCCAAGTCGAAGGAGTTGCTCACCGCCACGTGCGGGCTCTTCAAGCGGTTGGGACCGGTCGCACACGTCGTTCCGCACGTGTTCGCGAAGTACAAGGTCCACGCCGAACGAGCCCGAACCGGTGCCGCGGTGATCGGGGTAGAACCGGTCGATCTTCTGGCCGCGAACCTGTGCTACGACCTGCTGATGGGCGCGAGCGCAATGGGGTGTTCGACCCTCGCGCTCGCGGGACCGGACGGACCGGTGCTCGCGCGAAACATGGACTGGTTCCCGGCCGAGAAGGTCGCAAAGGCGAGTTGCCTGGTAACCGAAGAGTACGGCGTGAACGCTGGTTTCCTCGGCATGTTGGGCGCGGTCACGGGTCTATCGCGTCACGGGTTCTGCGTGTGCCTGAACGCGGCGTTCGGCGGCTCGGACCCGGACGGCTACCCAATGCTCCTGTTTCTCCGGCACGTCCTCGACACCGCAACAAACTACCGCACGGCCCTCGAAATGGTCACCACCGAGCGGCTCATGTCCGGCGGCATCGTTACCGTTGTGGGTACGCGAAACGAGGAACGCGCGATCGTCGAACGTGCCCCGCGGCGCGCGACCGTGCGCGAGGCCCGGGGATCGGAACCGTTGCTCGCAACCAATCACTTCCGCGACCTGAACGCGCCGGAAGAGTGTCCGCGTTACGCGCACATGGCCGCGTTCGTGGGTCAGGTCCGCCCGCTGGACCTCCTGACGGGCAAGCACGTTCTCCAGGAGATCACCGCGCAGCACGTCGTGATGTGCCCGGCCACGCAGACCACCGAAATGTTCGTCCCCAGTCACTTGCTCCCCGAAATCGTGTGCGAAGAAATGACACTCGCCGACCTGTACCGCTACTTCCTGAATTGA
- a CDS encoding serine/threonine-protein kinase, translating into MSALPNIRSTTPGAFAFAVGAEPSPGYRLRCVRGRGGFAEVWEAEAPSGPPVALKFMPTSNTNTTARELRSIQSFQSLEHPYIVKTYDVWSVPGYLVVNMELAEATLLDLMLLYRDDLGQELEPATLCLYLWQVAEALDFLNARQHVRDGRRVGFQHGDVKPNNILLFGDTAKLTDHGLATATFGPSTPCSRQGTREYAAPEVFLGSITDWSDQYSLAITYYALRCGRFPFPPPVKNASRSALRPFADLSGVTELERAPLLKALSPIPQERFSSCCEFMSAILKSLNLRVDFGDADTPMKVVPATIRSGSNIFRRPAGPPASHGTLRRPPFSNPSS; encoded by the coding sequence TTGTCGGCCCTTCCCAACATTCGTTCGACCACGCCGGGGGCGTTCGCGTTCGCCGTCGGTGCGGAACCCTCTCCCGGGTACCGGTTGCGGTGCGTGCGCGGGCGTGGGGGGTTCGCCGAGGTGTGGGAGGCGGAAGCGCCTTCCGGCCCGCCGGTGGCGCTCAAGTTCATGCCCACCTCGAACACGAACACCACGGCCCGCGAACTGCGCTCGATTCAATCGTTCCAGAGCCTCGAACACCCTTACATTGTCAAGACTTACGACGTCTGGTCGGTGCCCGGGTACCTCGTCGTCAACATGGAACTGGCCGAGGCGACGCTCCTCGACCTGATGCTGCTCTACCGCGACGACTTGGGGCAGGAACTCGAACCGGCCACGCTGTGCCTCTACTTGTGGCAAGTCGCCGAAGCGCTGGATTTCCTGAACGCCCGGCAACACGTTCGCGACGGGCGCCGGGTCGGGTTCCAGCACGGTGACGTGAAGCCCAATAACATCCTGCTGTTCGGCGATACCGCGAAACTTACCGACCACGGGCTCGCGACCGCCACGTTCGGTCCGAGCACGCCCTGTTCGCGCCAGGGGACGCGCGAATACGCGGCCCCGGAAGTGTTCCTCGGGTCCATTACCGACTGGTCCGACCAATACAGCCTTGCCATTACGTACTACGCGCTCCGGTGCGGGCGGTTCCCGTTCCCACCGCCGGTCAAAAATGCATCGCGGTCCGCGCTTCGCCCGTTCGCGGACCTGAGTGGTGTCACTGAGCTGGAACGCGCGCCTCTGCTGAAAGCACTCTCACCGATCCCACAGGAACGGTTCTCGAGTTGCTGTGAGTTCATGTCGGCGATTCTGAAATCGCTCAATTTACGAGTTGATTTTGGTGATGCGGATACTCCGATGAAAGTCGTACCCGCCACGATCCGTAGCGGGTCCAATATCTTCCGCCGACCGGCTGGCCCGCCGGCTTCACACGGAACGCTCCGTCGCCCGCCCTTCTCGAACCCCAGTTCGTGA